Proteins encoded within one genomic window of Pseudorasbora parva isolate DD20220531a chromosome 3, ASM2467924v1, whole genome shotgun sequence:
- the tbx2a gene encoding T-box transcription factor TBX2a isoform X2, with protein sequence MRDPVFTANAMAYHPFHAHRPADFPMSAFLAAAQPSFFPALTLPPGLSKPLADHALSGAAEAGLHAALGHHHQAAHLRSFKSLEPEEEVEDDPKVTLEAKELWDQFHKIGTEMVITKSGRRMFPPFKVRVNGLDKKAKYILLMDIVAADDCRYKFHNSRWMVAGKADPEMPKRMYIHPDSPATGEQWMAKPVAFHKLKLTNNISDKHGFTILNSMHKYQPRFHIVRANDILKLPYSTFRTYVFPETDFIAVTAYQNDKITQLKIDNNPFAKGFRDTGNGRREKRKQLALPSMRVYDDQCKVDRDGGDSDASSCEQTTGRDSVHSPIGSATSPLKFSRSRDDKNCNESDNELDQHDDGMIRVNSPDQRPQSPFSPRCEDRVKDRSNLEKKGDYLDSRKENDSVFSIRNLEKDKLESRNLKESDTSKKDADSVGISAVKDGFSPLMVQTESPSHFSAGHLQSLALSGLHNQHFFNPLSTGQPLLFHPGQFAMTPGAFSTMGMGHLLASMSGASGLENGSLSSQSTSSPNPFPFHLSQHMLASQGISMQPFGGLLPYPYTYMAAAAAAASALPAGSAASTLSRNPFLNSTRPRLRFNPYQFPVSIPQSTGLLTTGIPSTLNAESESSKSGSRESSPISEHHSHKTGSRQNTGSPKSSGKDSINELQNIQRLVSGLEKHRDVSPRSDSPK encoded by the exons ATGAGAGATCCAGTTTTCACAGCGAACGCTATGGCTTATCACCCTTTTCACGCGCACAGGCCGGCCGACTTTCCCATGTCAGCTTTCCTTGCCGCGGCTCAACCCTCGTTCTTTCCAGCGCTCACTTTACCACCGGGTCTCAGTAAACCACTGGCGGATCACGCGCTCTCCGGGGCGGCTGAGGCTGGCTTACACGCGGCGCTTGGACATCACCACCAGGCGGCTCATCTCCGCTCCTTTAAGAGTCTCGAGCCAGAGGAGGAGGTTGAAGACGACCCTAAAGTTACATTAGAAGCTAAAGAGCTTTGGGATCAATTCCACAAAATTGGAACCGAAATGGTTATCACTAAATCAGGAAG GAGAATGTTTCCTCCATTTAAAGTGCGCGTGAACGGCCTGGACAAAAAAGccaagtatatacttttgatgGATATTGTGGCGGCAGACGACTGTCGGTACAAATTTCACAACTCTCGATGGATGGTCGCAGGAAAGGCCGACCCGGAGATGCCCAAACGAATGTACATTCACCCGGATAGCCCGGCCACGGGTGAACAGTGGATGGCAAAGCCTGTTGCTTTCCACAAACTCAAACTGACCAACAACATTTCGGATAAACATGGATTT aCCATTTTAAATTCAATGCACAAATACCAACCCAGGTTTCATATCGTTAGAGCCAACGACATTCTGAAGCTCCCTTACAGCACCTTCAGGACATATGTCTTTCCTGAGACTGATTTTATAGCTGTCACTGCATATCAGAACGACAAG atcacaCAGCTGAAAATCGATAATAATCCATTCGCAAAAGGATTCAGAGACACTGGGAAtggaagaagagaaaaaag AAAACAGTTAGCCCTTCCGTCAATGCGCGTGTATGATGATCAGTGCAAAGTGGATCGAGATGGAGGAGATTCGGACGCTTCATCCTGCGAGCAAACTACTGGCAGGGATTCAGTTCACTCACCGATTGGATCAGCAACAAGTCCACTTAAATTCAGCAGATCCAGAG ATGACAAAAACTGCAATGAAAGCGACAACGAACTTGACCAACACGATGATGGAATGATCAGAGTCAATAGTCCGGATCAGAGACCGCAATCACCGTTCAGCCCACGTTGCGAGGACAGAGTCAAGGACAGATCTAACCTAGAAAAGAAAGGGGACTACTTGGATTCAAGGAAAGAGAATGATTCTGTCTTCAGCATCAGAAACTTGGAGAAGGACAAACTGGAGAGCAGGAATTTGAAAGAATCAGATACCTCCAAAAAGGATGCAGACTCTGTGGGCATTAGCGCAGTCAAAGATGGCTTTTCCCCTCTGATGGTTCAAACAGAGAGCCCATCGCATTTCAGCGCAGGTCACTTGCAAAGTCTAGCCCTCTCTGGTTTACACAATCAACATTTCTTTAACCCACTGAGTACAGGACAACCACTCTTATTTCACCCCGGGCAGTTTGCTATGACTCCTGGAGCTTTCTCAACCATGGGCATGGGACATTTGTTAGCTTCAATGTCTGGAGCAAGTGGACTAGAGAATGGCAGCCTCTCTTCTCAGAGTACCAGTTCACCCAACCCTTTCCCATTCCACCTATCACAACATATGCTTGCATCTCAG GGTATCTCCATGCAACCATTCGGGGGACTGCTACCCTACCCGTACACGTACATGGCGGCTGCAGCTGCAGCGGCCTCTGCTCTCCCCGCCGGCAGCGCTGCGTCCACCCTCAGCCGGAACCCCTTTCTAAACAGCACGCGGCCAAGGTTGCGATTCAACCCTTATCAGTTCCCCGTGTCTATTCCTCAAAGCACCGGTCTGCTCACCACCGGAATACCAAGCACTCTAAACGCGGAGTCAGAGTCATCGAAATCTGGCAGCAGGGAGAGCAGTCCCATATCTGAGCACCACAGCCATAAAACCGGAAGCAGGCAGAACACTGGATCTCCCAAATCTTCAGGGAAGGATTCCATTAACGAACTGCAGAATATACAAAGATTAGTCAGCGGACTGGAGAAACACAGAGACGTGTCACCCCGTAGCGACTCACCAAAGTGA
- the tbx2a gene encoding T-box transcription factor TBX2a isoform X1, translating into MRDPVFTANAMAYHPFHAHRPADFPMSAFLAAAQPSFFPALTLPPGLSKPLADHALSGAAEAGLHAALGHHHQAAHLRSFKSLEPEEEVEDDPKVTLEAKELWDQFHKIGTEMVITKSGRRMFPPFKVRVNGLDKKAKYILLMDIVAADDCRYKFHNSRWMVAGKADPEMPKRMYIHPDSPATGEQWMAKPVAFHKLKLTNNISDKHGFTILNSMHKYQPRFHIVRANDILKLPYSTFRTYVFPETDFIAVTAYQNDKITQLKIDNNPFAKGFRDTGNGRREKSLIFRKQLALPSMRVYDDQCKVDRDGGDSDASSCEQTTGRDSVHSPIGSATSPLKFSRSRDDKNCNESDNELDQHDDGMIRVNSPDQRPQSPFSPRCEDRVKDRSNLEKKGDYLDSRKENDSVFSIRNLEKDKLESRNLKESDTSKKDADSVGISAVKDGFSPLMVQTESPSHFSAGHLQSLALSGLHNQHFFNPLSTGQPLLFHPGQFAMTPGAFSTMGMGHLLASMSGASGLENGSLSSQSTSSPNPFPFHLSQHMLASQGISMQPFGGLLPYPYTYMAAAAAAASALPAGSAASTLSRNPFLNSTRPRLRFNPYQFPVSIPQSTGLLTTGIPSTLNAESESSKSGSRESSPISEHHSHKTGSRQNTGSPKSSGKDSINELQNIQRLVSGLEKHRDVSPRSDSPK; encoded by the exons ATGAGAGATCCAGTTTTCACAGCGAACGCTATGGCTTATCACCCTTTTCACGCGCACAGGCCGGCCGACTTTCCCATGTCAGCTTTCCTTGCCGCGGCTCAACCCTCGTTCTTTCCAGCGCTCACTTTACCACCGGGTCTCAGTAAACCACTGGCGGATCACGCGCTCTCCGGGGCGGCTGAGGCTGGCTTACACGCGGCGCTTGGACATCACCACCAGGCGGCTCATCTCCGCTCCTTTAAGAGTCTCGAGCCAGAGGAGGAGGTTGAAGACGACCCTAAAGTTACATTAGAAGCTAAAGAGCTTTGGGATCAATTCCACAAAATTGGAACCGAAATGGTTATCACTAAATCAGGAAG GAGAATGTTTCCTCCATTTAAAGTGCGCGTGAACGGCCTGGACAAAAAAGccaagtatatacttttgatgGATATTGTGGCGGCAGACGACTGTCGGTACAAATTTCACAACTCTCGATGGATGGTCGCAGGAAAGGCCGACCCGGAGATGCCCAAACGAATGTACATTCACCCGGATAGCCCGGCCACGGGTGAACAGTGGATGGCAAAGCCTGTTGCTTTCCACAAACTCAAACTGACCAACAACATTTCGGATAAACATGGATTT aCCATTTTAAATTCAATGCACAAATACCAACCCAGGTTTCATATCGTTAGAGCCAACGACATTCTGAAGCTCCCTTACAGCACCTTCAGGACATATGTCTTTCCTGAGACTGATTTTATAGCTGTCACTGCATATCAGAACGACAAG atcacaCAGCTGAAAATCGATAATAATCCATTCGCAAAAGGATTCAGAGACACTGGGAAtggaagaagagaaaaaag tttaattttCAGAAAACAGTTAGCCCTTCCGTCAATGCGCGTGTATGATGATCAGTGCAAAGTGGATCGAGATGGAGGAGATTCGGACGCTTCATCCTGCGAGCAAACTACTGGCAGGGATTCAGTTCACTCACCGATTGGATCAGCAACAAGTCCACTTAAATTCAGCAGATCCAGAG ATGACAAAAACTGCAATGAAAGCGACAACGAACTTGACCAACACGATGATGGAATGATCAGAGTCAATAGTCCGGATCAGAGACCGCAATCACCGTTCAGCCCACGTTGCGAGGACAGAGTCAAGGACAGATCTAACCTAGAAAAGAAAGGGGACTACTTGGATTCAAGGAAAGAGAATGATTCTGTCTTCAGCATCAGAAACTTGGAGAAGGACAAACTGGAGAGCAGGAATTTGAAAGAATCAGATACCTCCAAAAAGGATGCAGACTCTGTGGGCATTAGCGCAGTCAAAGATGGCTTTTCCCCTCTGATGGTTCAAACAGAGAGCCCATCGCATTTCAGCGCAGGTCACTTGCAAAGTCTAGCCCTCTCTGGTTTACACAATCAACATTTCTTTAACCCACTGAGTACAGGACAACCACTCTTATTTCACCCCGGGCAGTTTGCTATGACTCCTGGAGCTTTCTCAACCATGGGCATGGGACATTTGTTAGCTTCAATGTCTGGAGCAAGTGGACTAGAGAATGGCAGCCTCTCTTCTCAGAGTACCAGTTCACCCAACCCTTTCCCATTCCACCTATCACAACATATGCTTGCATCTCAG GGTATCTCCATGCAACCATTCGGGGGACTGCTACCCTACCCGTACACGTACATGGCGGCTGCAGCTGCAGCGGCCTCTGCTCTCCCCGCCGGCAGCGCTGCGTCCACCCTCAGCCGGAACCCCTTTCTAAACAGCACGCGGCCAAGGTTGCGATTCAACCCTTATCAGTTCCCCGTGTCTATTCCTCAAAGCACCGGTCTGCTCACCACCGGAATACCAAGCACTCTAAACGCGGAGTCAGAGTCATCGAAATCTGGCAGCAGGGAGAGCAGTCCCATATCTGAGCACCACAGCCATAAAACCGGAAGCAGGCAGAACACTGGATCTCCCAAATCTTCAGGGAAGGATTCCATTAACGAACTGCAGAATATACAAAGATTAGTCAGCGGACTGGAGAAACACAGAGACGTGTCACCCCGTAGCGACTCACCAAAGTGA